GGTTTCCACCCTATTCACAATCTCAACAACTAATTTCACTTGTTAACTATTTTATAAATTTATAATTTGGGGGTGGGGGAATTTTCGGCTGTCACGGTGGGGGAATTTTCGATTGACATTACCATTCCATCTCCAGGATGGCGAATTTACTCTGCAAGAGGTTCATTACTCCCATGATATTGGCTACCTTCCCTTTGGGCACCTGGAACCGTAGATGGATTTTATCTTTAACCTTTGGTGGCACTGATGGTGATGCTGTTGGTGATGCTGTTGGTGATATCTGCGGTGATATTGATGATCCTGGTGATGATACTGAAGGTGTAGGCAGTGTTGTAGCCCCCTGGCTGTTTCCCTGGTAACCTGAGATGGGTGGAGAATTCACCGTACCAGATGGTTGGGGGTAGACAGGGTCTTTTGGTTCAGGGAGGATTTCTTTTCTCTTCCTTTGTTCATTGCACAGGGCTTCGCTTATCATGACTTCATTTTCAGAGAAGGCGATTGATGCGGGCTCCTTGAAGTACCGGCAGACTGGAGCATCGTTTTCCATCTCGCCCAGGCCGAAAAGGCCCATACGGACACCTTCACTGATTCCCTGTTCCAGGACAGCTTTGCTCTTTGGCCTTGGTTCTCCAGGGGTCTTGAGGGATGATTGGTAGAGCTGGTCTGTGGAGACATAATCCCTGCCGGAAAGGTACTTCTCTCGGAGGACTAGCGGAGCGATTCTTTCCAGTATCTCTTTATCGGCGCGCAGTTTCTCGTATACCTCGTGATCGAGCCCCTTATCCTCACCATAGGTGGGGATACCCAGGTCAGCGTCTTTAAACCGCTCCTTATCTGGAATGGCAATGATCCGGTAGAGCATGCGAATGGATTCTTTCAGCCTCGTTCCGGCCTTATCGAGTTCCTTCTTAACTGTTTTCTGCTGCTCGGCAGAGAGATTAAGGCTTTTATCAGCCTCAATATCATCGTAGGCCATCTTGTGCTTCAGGGTATTGATAAAGCCTGTTCTTTCGGATTCCAGAGGATAGAGGAAAAAGATTGTGTTCCGGTAAACCCGTGGTGTTTGGCCCTTGGTTTTGACGATAGTGCTCATCATTTCACTGGCTTCTTGATTAAGAATCACCAGTTTCAATTCTTCCGAATCTGGGATATTGCCTGGATTTTTCTCCCAGATAAAAACTTTCATCTTTCCACCAAGAATGCTCTTTTTCAGAAGCTCGCGTTCGGTCTCAACGAGTCTGTCATCCTTGATGTTTTCCATCTTTTTCAGCAGGATACGGTTTAAGTTGGGCTGATTGCTGAAGAAATATCTCTCGCCGGTATTTTGCAGGTAAAAGAGTTTCCCCCGAAGCTGCTCAACAGCCTCAGCTACAACGCTGGCAGGGTTTTCAGGAGTGGTAGCGGCCCGCTTGATCTCAGCCGTGGTAATGCCGTGCTCTCTGCCGCCTGAGAAAGAGTGAAGGAATATCGTACGAGCCGCCCTGCTGCCCAGATTGAGCCCCTGGTAGGCATTGCCCAGTGATGAATCTACCTTCTTGGAACCCGCCTCAATGTTCGTGATATCGGCAGCAATAATGCTGTTGTATTCTTGTCCGAGATGCTTTACCAGTTCCTGTCGGAGTCCCTGATTAGCCAGGTCAAAATCTGCCGCACTGATGTATGGCTTATTCGATCCTTTTAAGGAGTGTACCACCAGGGAAAGAAGCCTGAGTACGCCACGGGTCCTCTGAAAGCTCGGAAAACTTCCCCAATGGTGGTAGAGCATGTCCACTACCTCCGGCATGAATGGATATGAGTCAAGGAATCTATCCCTGTATTCGCTCTGGGATAATCCTGCCGGAAGAATCCCTTCTTTTTCAGCATACCCCATGAAGCATGCTACCGCATCTCTGGCGCTGTCGTCATCGAGCTGGCTGAATAGCCTCCTTCTGATGATTTTGGTAATCTCGTTTTCCTGAACCGGTGTGTATATCTTTTCAACTCTGCCAGCTACATGCTGTAACTGCTGGTAAAGTCTTTCCGCCTTTGCATCGTAATGCTCCATAATGCTTGAAGGCAAAGTGACTACCAGGCAAACCTTGGCTAATGTACCTACCGCTTCGGTGAGTTCCTGCATAAAGGCAATGGTCTGGTTCGCCAGGGTGCTTTCGGCCACTCGCACGCCTGCTGCTTTGGTCACATACTCTAAAACCTCATCCATCAAAATTCTGCGGCAAAGATATCCATTGTGAGCCTGCCCTCTAAAATATCCTGATGGGGAATGGCAATCGTATGAAAGGCTTTCATCGGTAATAACCTCCGTTATAATACCCCCCGTCATGATATCCACTGCTCTGATATCCCCTATTCTGATATCCTCCGGTGCTCTGATCCTTATCTTTGCAGCCGATCTTTGGCTCTTTACCCGTACCCGCTAAAAACCTGTCTAAAGGTTTCTCATCCTTGCTTTCACCTTTGCTTGCGTCAGGTTTCATTTTTCTCCCTCTTCAATATCTCCAACTTTTCCAACTTCTCCGATTTTTTCATTTTCCTCGGTTTCCTCGGTTTTCTCAGCTTTCTCAGTTTTATCAGATTCATCAATCTCTTCAATCTCTTTTAGTATTTTTTTAAATGCCGGTCGTAGGGGCGGAAGTTCTTCTTTCACTGTAATCCATACAATATCTACTTTAACACCGTGATATTCGTGGATTAACATGTCTCTCATTCCAGCCATATCCCTCCACGGTATCTCAGGGTATCTTTCCCTCATTTTGGGGGGAATCTTCTTAACGCCCTCACCGATGATTTCCAATGCCCGTATCACTGCGAAAATGGTTTTATCATCCTTCGCAAATTTATCGTAGGAGATGCCATGAGCAAATTTCATCGCCTTGTCCAAAGCGTCTATGATATCCAGAATATAATCTTTAATTTCTCTCTTCATGGGTTTTTATCTTTGCAGCTCTTTATTTTTACAGCTCTTTATCTTTGCAGCCTTACAGCTTTTCCTCTTTGCAGGGTGCTCTCTTTACAGGTAAACAACCTCTTCGAGTATATGCTTTCCTATATTGGGCTTGAGAGCATCTTTCATAACAAGGTCAACTTTCACTCCTAAAAGCTCACTGAGGTAATTTTCCATATTGATAAACTTTAAAAGGCCAATCTTAGCCCTACTCTCAAATTCCACGAGAATATCTACATCGCTCACTGCTTTCTGCTCACCACGAACGTAAGAGCCAAAAATTCCTATCTCTTTTACTTTATATTTCTGCCTCAGTTCCTCTTTATGATCTCCCACGATACCTTTTATATTTTCAAGGGTTTTCATTTTTCTTACTCCTCAAGCTTCAAAAGGTGTGCTGGCAATGACCACCCTCTTGGCCTCCCGTTCGCCCGCTTCATTACACTGTTACTCCAGCTTGTTTCATTTGAGCCGACTTACTCCAATTGATCCTGATCGATTCCGGTTGGTTTCAGCCTTGTTCCGACTCTTCTAAGATCTTGCTTATCAATGGTTTAATCTTCGGGATAACATCCTTTATCGTATTCCAGACAAGTTCACATTTGATGCCGAAATAAAAATGAATGAGCCTGTCTCTCATCCCTGCCATTTCTCTCCAGGGGATAGAGGGATAGCTCTTTCTAATGCTTTCTGGAACATTTTTGGTTGCTTCTCCGATAATTTCAAGCTTCCTTATGATGGCACTCGATCTCAGGTCATCAGTTCTTAAAGTCTCAAGATCCATCCCTTCTACGAACTTCTCAATGGCTTCCATAGCCTCTATGATATCAGCC
The sequence above is a segment of the bacterium genome. Coding sequences within it:
- a CDS encoding nucleotidyltransferase family protein produces the protein MKTLENIKGIVGDHKEELRQKYKVKEIGIFGSYVRGEQKAVSDVDILVEFESRAKIGLLKFINMENYLSELLGVKVDLVMKDALKPNIGKHILEEVVYL
- a CDS encoding DUF86 domain-containing protein, whose translation is MEAIEKFVEGMDLETLRTDDLRSSAIIRKLEIIGEATKNVPESIRKSYPSIPWREMAGMRDRLIHFYFGIKCELVWNTIKDVIPKIKPLISKILEESEQG
- a CDS encoding DUF499 domain-containing protein, whose product is MDEVLEYVTKAAGVRVAESTLANQTIAFMQELTEAVGTLAKVCLVVTLPSSIMEHYDAKAERLYQQLQHVAGRVEKIYTPVQENEITKIIRRRLFSQLDDDSARDAVACFMGYAEKEGILPAGLSQSEYRDRFLDSYPFMPEVVDMLYHHWGSFPSFQRTRGVLRLLSLVVHSLKGSNKPYISAADFDLANQGLRQELVKHLGQEYNSIIAADITNIEAGSKKVDSSLGNAYQGLNLGSRAARTIFLHSFSGGREHGITTAEIKRAATTPENPASVVAEAVEQLRGKLFYLQNTGERYFFSNQPNLNRILLKKMENIKDDRLVETERELLKKSILGGKMKVFIWEKNPGNIPDSEELKLVILNQEASEMMSTIVKTKGQTPRVYRNTIFFLYPLESERTGFINTLKHKMAYDDIEADKSLNLSAEQQKTVKKELDKAGTRLKESIRMLYRIIAIPDKERFKDADLGIPTYGEDKGLDHEVYEKLRADKEILERIAPLVLREKYLSGRDYVSTDQLYQSSLKTPGEPRPKSKAVLEQGISEGVRMGLFGLGEMENDAPVCRYFKEPASIAFSENEVMISEALCNEQRKRKEILPEPKDPVYPQPSGTVNSPPISGYQGNSQGATTLPTPSVSSPGSSISPQISPTASPTASPSVPPKVKDKIHLRFQVPKGKVANIMGVMNLLQSKFAILEMEW
- a CDS encoding DUF86 domain-containing protein, producing the protein MKREIKDYILDIIDALDKAMKFAHGISYDKFAKDDKTIFAVIRALEIIGEGVKKIPPKMRERYPEIPWRDMAGMRDMLIHEYHGVKVDIVWITVKEELPPLRPAFKKILKEIEEIDESDKTEKAEKTEETEENEKIGEVGKVGDIEEGEK